The Coccidioides posadasii str. Silveira chromosome 5, complete sequence genome has a segment encoding these proteins:
- a CDS encoding uncharacterized protein (EggNog:ENOG410PMMI~COG:U~TransMembrane:2 (i224-242o254-274i)~BUSCO:12215at33183): MASGLQQRLTALSVTNKQTTPLIQRLQNWSATPGQGDEARVELGTEIHLRLKEMEDEMELLRVEIDQLEAGSGRRRDNEDKEAERERIVTMARKLEVNIKSVRTQFRKAQIHAKRNADIAKQKERQLLFSGIGEDGMPQRKASPKLTHDDLVVDASNDVTAALRRTHQLMQSELSRSQFAQQTLEQSTAALNSLSESYSNLDTLLASSRSLVSSLLRSQKSDTWYLETAFYILLGTIIWLLFRRIFYGPLWWLLWLPLKMIYRSMFAIFGLVGLSGGAQKSVTSVQHSVTPGLSATSMATVIPSARTPAEAGSSESSQTAPAIPATESESISEEIVKMVSEREKEEDQRRQSGGTNVDDISPEERKRQEEMPRNPKKRMWEENIDKASKKDEL; the protein is encoded by the exons ATGGCTTCCGGTCTCCAGCAACGTCTCACAGCTCTCTCGGTCACGAATAAGCAAACCACCCCTTTGATCCAACGATTACAGAACTGGTCCGCTACTCCAGGACAAGGCGATGAAGCGCGCGTTGAGCTCGGTACAGAGATCCATCTCCGACTCAAGGAGATGGAAGATGAAATGGAGCTACTGAGAGTTGAGATTGATCAGCTAGAAGCGGGCAGTGGCAGGAGGCGGGACAACGAAGATAAAGAAGCggagagagaaagaataGTGACCATGGCGAGAAAGTTAGAAGTTAATATTAAAAG TGTTCGAACACAATTTCGAAAAGCGCAAATACACGCCAAACGCAATGCAGATATAGCTAAGCAGAAGGAACGACAATTGTTATTCTCCGGCATCGGCGAGGACGGCATGCCGCAAAGAAAGGCTTCTCCAAAACTCACACATGACGATTTGGTGGTCGACGCTTCGAATGATGTCACTGCTGCGTTAAGGCGTACACATCAGCTCATGCAGTCAGAGCTATCGAGAAGCCAGTTTGCACAGCAGACATTAG AGCAATCGACAGCAGCTTTGAACTCCCTGTCGGAATCATATAGTAACCTTGATACCCTCCTCGCTTCGTCGCGCTCGCTGGTGAGCTCTCTTCTCCGTTCGCAAAAATCGGATACCTGGTACCTAGAAACTGCATTCTATATACTGCTCGGAACTATAATATGGCTTTTGTTTCGACGAATATTTTATGGTCCACTTTGGTGGTTGTTGTGGTTACCCCTGAAAATGATTTACAGGTCAATGTTCGCGATCTTTGGTTTGGTGGGCTTATCTGGAGGGGCGCAGAAGAGTGTCACTAGTGTACAACATTCAGTAACTCCTGGATTATCGGCCACATCAATGGCAACGGTTATTCCTTCTGCGAGGACGCCTGCTGAAGCTGGGTCTTCGGAGAGCAGCCAAACTGCACCGGCGATACCGGCAACGGAGTCCGAAAGTATATCAGAGGAAATAGTGAAAATGGTGAgcgaaagagaaaaggaagaagatcaaCGCCGACAGAGCGGCGGCACAAATGTTGATGACATCTCCCCGGAAGAGAGGAAACGTCAGGAGGAAATGCCACGAAATCCGAAGAAAAGGATGTGGGAAGAGAATATTGACAAAGCATCAAAGAAAGATGAGCTATAG
- the IPP1 gene encoding Inorganic pyrophosphatase (EggNog:ENOG410PFM5~COG:C~BUSCO:8790at33183): protein MSAGKPSEYTVRKVGQPNTLDYRAYIEKDGVPVSPFHDIPLYANEQKTILNMVVEIPRWTNAKLEICKEEFLNPIKQDVKKGKLRYVRNCFPHKGYLWNYGAFPRTWEDPNVVHPETKAKGDNDPLDVCEVGELVGYTGQVKQVKVLGVMALLDEEETDWKVIVIDVNDPLANKLHDIEDVERHLPGLMRATNEWFRIYKIPDGKPENQFAFSGECKNKKYAMEIVHECADAWDRLMTGKSQRGGMSIANTTIEGSPDRVDASKIESIPAGQDLAPAPIEGSVDKWFFISGAAV, encoded by the exons ATGTCTGCCGGAAAACCCTCTGAGTACACCGTCCGCAAGGTCGGCCAGCCAAACACTTTGGACTACCGCGCCTATATCGAGAAGGATGGCGTCCCGGTCTCTCCATTCCATGACATCCCTCTCTATGCCAACGAGCAGAAGACAATCTTGAAcatggttgttgagattcCGCGCTGGACCAATGCGAAGCTGGAG ATCTGCAAGGAGGAATTCCTCAACCCCATCAAGCAGGATGTCAAGAAGGGCAAGTTGCGATATGTGCGCAACTGCTTCCCACACAAGGGTTATCTGTGGAACTATGGCGCATTCCCACGT ACCTGGGAAGACCCCAATGTCGTGCACCCTGAGACAAAGGCCAAGGGTGACAACGATCCGCTCGATGTCTGCGAGGTTGGAGAGCTGGTCGGCTATACTGGCCAGGTCAAGCAGGTCAAGGTTCTCGGCGTGATGGCCCTTCTCGACGAGGAGGAGACAGACTGGAAGGTCATCGTCATCGACGTGAACGATCCCCTTGCCAACAAGCTGCACGACATTGAGGATGTCGAGCGCCATCTCCCAGGCCTTATGAGAGCCACCAACGAATGGTTCCGCATTTACAAGATTCCAGATGGCAAGCCTGAGAACCAGTTTGCTTTTTCTGGTGAATGCAAGAACAAGAA ATACGCGATGGAAATCGTTCATGAATGCGCCGACGCCTGGGACAGACTCATGACTGGCAAGTCCCAGCGAGGTGGCATGTCTAT TGCTAACACCACCATTGAGGGCTCTCCTGACCGTGTTGATGCCAGCAAGATTGAGTCTATCCCAGCTGGTCAAGACCTTGCCCCTGCCCCCATTGAAGGCAGTGTTGACAAGTGGTTCTTCATCTCTGGTGCTGCGGTGTAA
- a CDS encoding uncharacterized protein (EggNog:ENOG410PXN0~COG:S) — protein MSLPLSTISSFRTSFSPFSPLSKPCRLVLSLLQTPTTTPASSASHIKISVTRLPRNSPQLPEMTIGFRNGKELKFEVGKNKMAIGDILEELGRVGRVIEREESLKG, from the coding sequence AtgtctctccctctctccacCATCTCCTCCTTCCGCACCTCCTTCTCTCCCTTCTCCCCACTCTCCAAACCGTGCCGACTCGTTCTCTCCCTTCTCCAGACACCCACAACTACCCCAGCCTCCAGCGCCTCACACATCAAGATCTCCGTCACAAGACTACCCCGAAACAGCCCGCAGCTCCCAGAGATGACCATCGGATTCCGTAACGGAAAGGAGCTGAAGTTCGAGGTGGGCAAAAATAAAATGGCGATCGGCGATATATTGGAAGAGTTAGGACGTGTGGGCAGAGTGattgagagagaggagagttTGAAAGGCTGA
- a CDS encoding uncharacterized protein (BUSCO:233706at4751~EggNog:ENOG410PH64~COG:J~BUSCO:7578at33183) has translation MTSFTEAAPHVPIPKNGVDYRGKIVLAPMVRSGETPSRIVSLKYGADLVWGPETVDRAIIGAKRRINPRNSMIEYTRIPSNGGQPNKPAQESVLYRIDPVRERGKLIFQLGTANPSLAVEAAKVVAADVSGIDVNSGCPKPFSTSGGMGAALLQTPDRLVSILEALVEEIGKPYEIGISVKIRLLAEPERTEALVTRLCRTGITGLTVHCRTTPMRPREAAIREQLPMIASICRKAGVACLMNGDVRSRDEAMKLIREYGVDGAMIATSAESNFSCFRSQADGGLEHWRDLVRSYMEAALQCENRWGNTKYLLNQLVPGKDKAFAESKRSKTYEDCVTVLGFEDLIPMAKHVDEIIGTAKRAAERAESNKSLAVLKAIEGNTAKAAGGGGIGKGNSPKLSTQVNVAGGTGPIRTGSSVSKPTSSASVSAESAVAEVGAKVADGTHVPPSPLTL, from the coding sequence ATGACGTCTTTCACAGAGGCAGCACCCCACGTTCCCATCCCCAAGAACGGGGTGGACTATCGAGGCAAGATCGTGCTTGCACCGATGGTCCGCTCCGGAGAGACTCCATCACGTATCGTTTCCCTCAAGTATGGCGCAGACCTGGTATGGGGTCCGGAGACCGTCGATCGCGCTATCATCGGCGCAAAACGTCGCATTAACCCCCGCAACTCGATGATCGAATATACCCGTATCCCGTCGAACGGCGGCCAGCCGAACAAACCAGCTCAGGAGTCGGTACTGTATAGGATTGATCCTGTACGAGAAAGGGGCAAattgattttccaactgGGCACCGCAAATCCGTCGTTAGCAGTGGAAGCCGCAAAAGTCGTTGCGGCGGACGTCTCGGGCATCGACGTAAACTCCGGCTGTCCAAAACCCTTCAGCACGAGCGGTGGGATGGGCGCCGCACTCCTGCAAACTCCGGACCGCCTCGTTTCGATTCTTGAAGCGTTAGTCGAGGAGATAGGGAAGCCCTATGAAATCGGAATTTCCGTAAAGATCCGCCTCCTCGCGGAGCCCGAGCGGACCGAAGCTCTCGTTACTCGACTTTGTAGAACTGGAATTACTGGTCTTACTGTGCACTGCCGGACGACGCCCATGCGTCCTCGCGAGGCCGCCATCCGTGAACAGTTGCCAATGATTGCCTCCATTTGCCGAAAAGCAGGCGTGGCATGCCTGATGAACGGAGATGTGAGATCCCGAGACGAGGCAATGAAGCTTATCCGCGAATACGGTGTCGACGGCGCCATGATTGCCACCTCTGCAGAGTCCAACTTTTCATGTTTTCGCTCACAGGCCGACGGTGGCCTGGAGCACTGGCGAGATCTCGTCCGATCCTACATGGAGGCTGCGCTCCAATGTGAAAATAGATGGGGAAACACCAAGTATCTGCTTAATCAGCTCGTTCCCGGTAAAGACAAAGCCTTTGCGGAGTCGAAAAGATCCAAAACGTACGAAGATTGTGTAACGGTGCTAGGATTTGAAGATCTAATCCCCATGGCGAAACATGTTGACGAGATAATCGGAACCGCCAAACGTGCAGCCGAAAGAGCCGAGTCGAACAAAAGCCTAGCCGTCCTGAAAGCTATCGAGGGAAATACCGCAAAGGCCGCCGGCGGCGGAGGAATTGGGAAGGGCAACAGTCCAAAGCTGTCCACTCAGGTTAACGTAGCCGGTGGAACCGGCCCTATTCGGACAGGCTCATCTGTCTCTAAACCCACCTCTTCCGCTTCGGTGTCCGCGGAATCGGCGGTTGCGGAAGTTGGGGCCAAAGTGGCAGATGGCACGCATGTTCCCCCCAGCCCGCTGACCTTATAA
- a CDS encoding uncharacterized protein (EggNog:ENOG410PH5Y~COG:L~BUSCO:8824at33183): MAANFFSNKARAAAAANATASKSKSTADEADKSKLQPWVEKYRPKTLDDVAAQDHTVTVLQRTLQASNLPHMLFYGPPGTGKTSTILALAKSLFGPKLYRSRILELNASDERGINIVREKIKDFARIQLSHPPAHDSEYRKQYPCPPFKIIILDEADSMTQDAQSALRRTMERFSRITRFCLVCNYVTRIIDPLASRCSKFRFKSLDGSAAGTRLEEIAKTEKLRLDNGVVDALIRCSEGDLRRAITYMQSAARLVGSGLSGKSGKDESGDEVMTDADQSGVITVQTVEEIAGVVPDKVVNRLIDAMQPKKGGSVYEGVARVVTDIVADGWSAGQMLSQMYQAIVFNESIADIQKNDIVLVFSEYDKRLIDGADEQLSILDLALRISAILGRS; the protein is encoded by the exons ATGGCGGCCAATTTCTTTAGCAACAAAGCCcgcgctgctgctgctgccaaTGCTACCGCCTCCAAATCAAAATCCACCGCGGACGAAGCAGACAAGTCAAAACTTCAGCCTTGGGTGGAGAAGTA TCGGCCGAAGACGCTTGATGATGTAGCTGCTCAAGATCATACCGTCACAGTCCTACAGCGGACGCTCCAGGCTTCAAAC CTCCCACATATGCTCTTCTACGGCCCTCCCGGTACGGGAAAAACTTCTACCATTCTCGCCCTCGCCAAATCCCTTTTCGGCCCCAAACTCTACCGCTCACGCATCCTCGAACTAAACGCCTCCGATGAGCGAGGTATCAATATTGTCCGCGAGAAAATCAAGGATTTCGCCCGTATTCAACTCTCACATCCCCCTGCGCACGATTCGGAGTATAGAAAACAATATCCATGTCCGCCATTTAAGATTATCATCTTGGACGAAGCGGATAGTATGACGCAAGATGCGCAGTCTGCACTGCGACGCACAATGGAGAGATTTTCGAGGATCACGCGTTTTTGTCTCGTGTGCAATTATGTCACAAGGATAATTGACCCTCTGGCGAGTCGATGTAGTAAATTTCGGTTTAAGTCGTTAGATGGTTCCGCAGCAGGAACTCGATTGGAAGAGATTGCCAAGACGGAAAAATTAAGGCTCGACAATGGCGTGGTTGATGCACTGATTCGGTGTAGTGAAGGAGATTTGAGAAGAGCGATTACATATATGCAGAGTGCGGCAAGGCTAGTTGGATCTGGGTTATCGGGGAAGAGCGGGAAAGATGAAAGTGGCGATGAAGTCATGACTGATGCCGATCAATCAGGCGTCATTACAGTGCAAACGGTTGAAGAGATCGCGGGTGTTGTCCCGGACAAGGTAGTGAATCGGTTAATAGACGCCATGCAGCCAAAGAAAGGCGGCTCGGTGTACGAAGGAGTTGCAAGAGTCGTTACTGATATTGTGGCTGATGGCTGGAGTGCCGGTCAGATGCTCTCACAG ATGTACCAAGCAATTGTTTTCAACGAGTCAATAGCTGACATTCAGAAGAACGATATTGTTCTGGTGTTCTCCGAGTACGATAAGCGTCTTATCGATGGTGCAGATGAACAACTATCCATACTTGACTTGGCTTTGAGGATCTCTGCGATATTAGGCCGATCATGA
- the LAP2 gene encoding Leucyl aminopeptidase yscIV (SECRETED:SignalP(1-19)~EggNog:ENOG410PFQK~COG:E~MEROPS:MER0001288~BUSCO:6361at33183): MKTTGYLALGAALVSSASAAGLEKPELGKRVPYIFKDLVTHDALLAKIKLKDLEDGIGKLQSFADANGKTRVFGEPGHKATVDYIYNELKKTGYYDVTKQEQQHLWTRSDQSLTIDGAEINSAAMTYSPSGKVEGELVLANNLGCAAEDYPEGTKGKIVVAERGDCSFADKNMMAHAAGASAAIIYNSVPGELRGTLGGVYDNTVPVVGISREDGLELVDKLKAGTVSADLFVESRRENRTTWNVLAQTKRGNAKNVIMLGAHSDSVDAGPGINDNGSGSIALLTIAKALTNFRVHNAVRFGWWTAEEFGLLGSEYYVSHLSNSELEKIRLYMNFDMVGSPNYVNGIYDGDGNAHNLTGPAGSAEIEHLFEKYFDDLGWPHIPTAFTGRSDYDAFIQKKIPAGGLFTGAEVVKTEEQAKLFGGEAGKSFDPNYHAAGDTVDNIHKGAFLLNTRGAAYAAAEYARSTKALPPKEAIPNAKRAETKLKGYGGDLLGMCEHKACNY, from the exons ATGAAGACCACCGGTTACCTCGCTTTGGGCGCTGCCCTCGTCTCCTCCGCCTCTGCGGCCGGACTCGAGAAACCAGAATTGGGAAAGAGAGTGCCATATATCTTCAAGGACCTTGTCACTCAC GATGCCTTGTTGGCTAAAATCAAGCTAAAGGACCTGGAAGACGGCATCGGAAAGTTGCAGAGCTTTGCTGATGCCAACGGCAAGACTCGTGTATTCGGCGAGCCGGGCCACAAGGCCACCGTTGATTACATCTACAACGAGCTCAAGAAGACTGGTTACTACGATGTGACCAAGCAGGAGCAACAGCACTTGTGGACTCGCTCCGACCAGTCCCTCACCATCGATGGTGCTGAGATCAACTCCGCTGCCATGACCTACAGCCCTTCCGGCAAGGTTGAGGGAGAGCTCGTCTTGGCTAACAACCTTGGCTGCGCAGCT GAGGATTATCCAGAAGGGACGAAGGGCAAAATCGTCGTCGCTGAACGTGGTGATTGCTCCTTCGCCGATAAGAACATGATGGCGCACGCAGCCGGCGCTTCTGCCGCAATCATTTACAACAGTGTCCCCGGTGAACTCCGTGGCACCCTCGGCGGTGTTTATGACAACACTGTCCCGGTCGTTGGCATCTCTAGAGAGGATGGTCTCGAGCTCGTCGACAAGTTGAAGGCAGGAACTGTCAGTGCTGATTTGTTCGTTGAATCCCGCAGAGAGAACCGGACAAC CTGGAACGTCCTCGCCCAGACCAAGCGTGGCAACGCAAAGAACGTCATCATGCTCGGCGCCCACTCCGACTCCGTTGATGCTGGTCCAGGTATCAACGACAATGGCTCTGGCTCCATTGCCCTCCTCACCATCGCCAAGGCCCTCACCAACTTCCGCGTCCACAACGCCGTCCGCTTCGGCTGGTGGACCGCCGAAGAATTCGGCCTCCTCGGCTCCGAATACTACGTCTCTCACCTCAGCAACTCCGAACTCGAGAAGATCCGCCTCTACATGAACTTTGACATGGTCGGCTCGCCCAACTACGTTAACGGTATCTACGACGGCGACGGCAACGCCCACAACCTCACCGGTCCCGCTGGCTCCGCCGAGATCGAGCATCTCTTCGAGAAGTACTTCGACGACCTCGGCTGGCCTCATATCCCCACCGCCTTCACCGGCCGCTCCGACTACGATGCTTTCATTCAGAAGAAGATCCCAGCTGGCGGTCTCTTCACCGGTGCCGAAGTCGTCAAGACCGAGGAGCAGGCTAAACTCTTTGGCGGTGAGGCCGGCAAGTCCTTCGACCCCAACTACCACGCCGCTGGCGACACCGTCGACAACATCCACAAGGGTGCCTTCTTGTTGAACACCCGTGGCGCTGCTTACGCTGCTGCTGAGTATGCCCGAAGCACCAAGGCCCTCCCACCAAAGGAGGCCATCCCCAACGCCAAGCGGGCTGAGACTAAGCTCAAGGGATACGGTGGTGACCTTCTCGGCATGTGCGAGCACAAGGCTTGCAACTACTAA